A genomic stretch from Empedobacter stercoris includes:
- the mfd gene encoding transcription-repair coupling factor yields MEQKTIHNVFSLYDSSDFVQKLIVNFKNNPHHKVNIKGFLGSGLSILTGHLYDRVARPTILIFDDKEEAAYVLNDLETLFDKEQILFFPSSYKRPYEVEEVNNANVVIRTEVLNVLSHSKRPKIIVTYAEALSEKVVTKKALTTNTLKVKVGNDLGIDFLTEILASYNFHRVDFVSEPGEFSIRGGIIDVFSFSNEHPYRISLFGDEVETIRTFDIENQLSIATTKEITIIPNLESKSINEKRESFLEYIPKDSLIIAKNISVLAKQINRNFEQAEAAFSELKGEIKQAEPNQLFLNENGFLQQISTFGVIECSMKSYFETIEEIESPFKPQPSFNKQFELLIDDLNEHKAEGFKNALICSNENQIKRFEEIFDDIGKEVSYIPVLGSIYQGFIDEEIKLTCYTDHQIFGRYHKFNLRNSFSKKEAITLKEINSLQVGDFVTHIDYGIGKFAGLVRLNNNGVMQESIKLIYQNNDILYVNIHSLHKIAKFRGKDGQEPKISKLGSPAWKNLKNKTKAKVKEIAFDLIKLYAKRRARKGFSYSPDTYLQNELEASFIYEDTPDQYKATQDVKADMESERPMDRLVCGDVGFGKTEVAIRAAMKAAVDGKQVAVLVPTTILAFQHFKTFSERLRDLPVKVAYLNRFVTGAKKKTVLDGLKSGQVDIVIGTHQLVNPKIEYKDLGLLVVDEEHKFGVGVKDKLKTLRENIDTLTLTATPIPRTLQFSLMAARDLSVIKTPPPNRQPVDTQLVGFNEEVFRDAIMYEMQRGGQVYIIHNRVQSLKDIAGMVQRLVPDARVATGHGQMEGKELEAVLLDFIDGRYDVFVSTTIIESGLDVPNANTILINDAQNFGLADLHQMRGRVGRSNRKAFCYLVAPPLSVLTDEARKRLQAIEQFSDLGSGFNIAMKDLEIRGAGNLLGAEQTGFMMDIGFETYQKILNEAIEELKETDFKDLFEDQKTGEVKSYVSDVQIDSDLQIMFPDEYIESSEERLLLYKELADIETENELEAFKNNLIDRFGQLPVEAENLLESIQLKWISKKLGFERLVMKKGVLLAYFINKPQSEFYQSDEFRIILNNVQNNPKNISFKEKSPKKGEEYPTLLLRFEHIQNVHEALQSLQNLLIH; encoded by the coding sequence TTGGAACAGAAAACTATTCACAACGTTTTTAGCTTATACGATTCTTCAGATTTCGTACAGAAGCTTATTGTCAATTTTAAAAATAATCCACATCATAAAGTTAACATCAAAGGATTCTTAGGTTCTGGATTAAGCATCCTAACGGGGCATTTATATGATCGTGTTGCTCGTCCAACCATTCTAATTTTTGATGACAAAGAAGAAGCAGCTTATGTGTTGAATGATTTAGAAACTTTGTTTGATAAAGAACAAATTCTATTTTTTCCTTCTTCTTATAAACGTCCTTACGAGGTAGAGGAAGTGAACAACGCGAATGTGGTCATACGCACAGAAGTATTAAATGTGCTTTCGCATTCAAAGCGACCAAAAATTATTGTGACCTACGCAGAAGCCTTGTCCGAAAAAGTGGTGACGAAAAAAGCATTGACAACAAATACCTTAAAAGTAAAAGTTGGAAATGATTTAGGGATTGATTTTTTGACAGAAATATTAGCGTCTTATAATTTTCACCGAGTAGATTTTGTCTCCGAACCAGGTGAATTTTCGATTCGTGGAGGGATTATAGATGTTTTTTCGTTTTCCAACGAACATCCATATCGTATTTCGCTGTTTGGAGATGAAGTTGAAACAATCAGAACATTTGATATTGAAAATCAATTGTCAATTGCGACAACAAAAGAAATTACGATTATTCCGAATCTTGAAAGTAAATCAATCAATGAAAAACGCGAAAGTTTTTTAGAATATATACCAAAAGATAGTTTGATTATCGCTAAAAACATTTCAGTTTTAGCAAAACAAATCAATCGGAATTTTGAACAAGCCGAAGCTGCTTTCTCAGAACTGAAAGGTGAGATTAAACAAGCTGAACCGAATCAATTATTTTTGAATGAAAATGGTTTTCTTCAACAAATTTCAACATTTGGAGTGATCGAATGTTCGATGAAATCTTATTTCGAAACAATTGAAGAAATTGAATCACCTTTTAAGCCACAACCAAGTTTTAATAAACAATTCGAATTATTGATAGATGATTTGAATGAACATAAAGCGGAAGGTTTTAAAAATGCACTGATTTGTTCGAACGAGAATCAAATCAAACGTTTCGAAGAAATTTTTGATGATATCGGAAAAGAAGTGTCGTATATTCCAGTTTTAGGATCTATTTATCAAGGTTTCATCGATGAAGAAATCAAATTAACGTGTTATACGGATCACCAAATTTTTGGACGTTATCATAAATTCAATCTTCGTAATTCATTTTCGAAAAAAGAAGCCATCACGCTTAAAGAAATTAATTCGTTGCAAGTGGGTGATTTCGTGACGCATATCGATTATGGAATTGGAAAATTTGCTGGACTAGTACGTTTAAATAACAATGGTGTTATGCAAGAATCGATCAAATTGATCTATCAAAACAATGATATTTTGTATGTCAACATTCATTCGTTGCATAAAATTGCCAAGTTTCGAGGGAAAGATGGACAAGAACCAAAAATTTCAAAATTAGGTTCGCCTGCTTGGAAAAATTTGAAGAATAAAACAAAAGCAAAGGTCAAAGAAATTGCTTTTGATTTAATCAAATTATACGCTAAACGGCGTGCAAGAAAAGGATTTTCGTATTCACCCGACACGTATTTGCAAAATGAATTGGAAGCTTCTTTTATTTATGAAGATACACCCGATCAATATAAAGCAACGCAAGATGTAAAAGCTGATATGGAATCGGAGCGTCCGATGGATCGTTTGGTTTGTGGTGATGTTGGTTTCGGGAAAACGGAAGTAGCGATTCGAGCAGCAATGAAAGCTGCTGTAGATGGAAAGCAAGTTGCAGTTTTAGTACCAACAACAATTTTAGCTTTTCAGCATTTTAAGACGTTTTCAGAACGTTTGAGAGATTTACCTGTTAAGGTCGCTTATCTTAATCGATTTGTTACAGGAGCGAAGAAAAAGACCGTTTTAGATGGCTTAAAGTCTGGTCAAGTGGATATTGTGATTGGTACGCATCAATTGGTTAATCCAAAAATCGAATACAAAGATTTAGGTTTATTGGTTGTTGATGAAGAACATAAATTTGGTGTTGGAGTAAAAGATAAATTAAAAACACTTCGCGAAAATATTGATACATTGACGTTAACGGCTACACCAATCCCTCGTACGCTTCAGTTTTCGTTGATGGCTGCGCGTGATTTATCAGTGATTAAAACGCCACCACCAAACCGTCAACCAGTCGATACGCAATTGGTAGGATTTAACGAAGAGGTTTTTCGTGATGCAATTATGTACGAAATGCAACGAGGTGGACAGGTTTATATCATTCACAATCGTGTGCAATCGTTAAAAGATATTGCTGGAATGGTACAACGTTTAGTTCCTGATGCGCGTGTTGCTACTGGACATGGGCAAATGGAAGGGAAAGAATTAGAAGCTGTTTTACTCGATTTTATTGATGGACGTTACGATGTTTTTGTTTCCACAACGATTATCGAATCGGGATTGGATGTTCCGAATGCCAATACAATTTTAATCAATGATGCGCAAAACTTCGGTTTAGCCGATTTGCATCAAATGCGTGGTCGTGTAGGGCGTAGTAACCGCAAAGCATTTTGCTATTTGGTTGCACCTCCGTTGTCTGTTTTAACCGATGAGGCTCGTAAACGTTTGCAAGCAATTGAACAGTTTTCAGATTTAGGTTCTGGATTTAATATCGCGATGAAAGATTTAGAGATACGTGGTGCAGGAAATCTATTAGGTGCAGAACAAACTGGATTTATGATGGATATTGGTTTCGAAACGTATCAAAAAATCTTAAATGAAGCCATTGAAGAATTAAAAGAAACGGATTTCAAAGATTTGTTCGAAGATCAAAAAACGGGAGAAGTAAAATCCTATGTTTCGGATGTGCAGATTGATTCGGATTTGCAAATTATGTTCCCAGATGAATATATAGAAAGTTCTGAAGAACGTTTATTGTTGTACAAGGAATTAGCTGATATTGAGACTGAAAATGAGTTAGAAGCGTTTAAAAACAATTTGATTGATCGCTTTGGTCAATTACCTGTTGAAGCTGAAAATTTATTAGAATCTATTCAATTGAAATGGATTAGTAAAAAATTAGGTTTCGAACGATTGGTCATGAAAAAAGGCGTGCTTTTGGCTTATTTTATTAATAAACCACAAAGCGAGTTTTATCAATCAGATGAATTTAGAATAATTTTAAATAACGTTCAAAATAACCCTAAAAATATCAGTTTTAAGGAAAAATCACCTAAAAAAGGAGAAGAATATCCAACATTATTACTGCGATTTGAACACATACAAAACGTGCATGAAGCCTTACAAAGTCTACAAAATTTATTAATTCATTAA
- a CDS encoding DUF2797 domain-containing protein, producing the protein MQFEGQIRKMTTENGTPINYYWNFKNDFIVMNQLLGKKIKISFDHYECLSCHEDKEIYQMGYCKNCFFTVPEANPSIINPELSTAHLGIGQRDLEFETKFELQPHIVYLANSSGVKVGVTRLTQVPTRWIDQGASEAIIIARTDNRYEAGMIEVSLKNVIADKTNWQRMLKNEVPEIDLYQHYQTIKEEVNPEFRQFLVEEPEVMKLDYPVLSYPEKVKSLNLKKTHEIEGVLKGIKGQYLIFEDNTVFNVRGHEGFYVNFEV; encoded by the coding sequence ATGCAGTTTGAAGGACAAATTCGTAAAATGACAACTGAAAATGGAACTCCTATAAATTACTATTGGAATTTCAAGAATGATTTTATCGTGATGAATCAATTGTTAGGAAAAAAAATCAAGATTAGCTTTGATCATTACGAATGTTTGAGTTGCCACGAGGATAAAGAAATTTACCAGATGGGATATTGTAAAAATTGTTTTTTTACAGTCCCAGAAGCCAATCCAAGTATCATCAATCCAGAACTTTCTACCGCACATTTAGGAATTGGACAACGTGATTTAGAATTTGAAACAAAGTTCGAATTGCAACCGCATATTGTTTATTTAGCGAATTCATCTGGTGTTAAAGTTGGCGTGACACGTTTAACGCAAGTTCCAACACGTTGGATAGACCAAGGTGCATCAGAAGCAATTATTATAGCGCGGACAGATAATCGTTATGAAGCTGGAATGATAGAGGTTTCCCTAAAAAATGTAATTGCTGACAAAACAAATTGGCAACGTATGCTGAAAAATGAGGTACCTGAAATTGATTTGTATCAACACTATCAAACCATTAAAGAGGAGGTTAATCCAGAGTTTAGACAGTTTTTAGTCGAAGAACCAGAAGTGATGAAATTAGATTATCCTGTTTTATCCTATCCTGAAAAAGTGAAATCATTAAATTTGAAAAAAACGCATGAAATAGAAGGGGTTTTGAAAGGAATTAAAGGTCAATACTTAATTTTTGAAGACAATACAGTTTTTAATGTACGTGGGCACGAAGGATTTTATGTGAATTTTGAAGTGTAA
- a CDS encoding GH3 auxin-responsive promoter family protein: protein MGIVNKIMEIMMRSRMNVIEESIKNPIGTQERVLFENIKKAKSTIYGKEFHFDEIKSIQKFQEQVPAVHYEDFQPYIELARKGEKDVAWHGKIKWFAKSSGTTNAKSKFIPISNESLEDCHYAAGKTMFALYLNAYPETDIFMHKNLRIGGSSELYQQYDTRFGDLSAILIDNLPFYAEMKNIPNREISLMSDWNVKMDAIINATRNEDVGSLTGVPSWMLVVLNKLLAEMGKNYLDELWPNLEVFFHGGINFTPYAENYNLITQKDLNYFELYNASEGFFGIQDQLHKKDLLLLLDNGIFYEFIPMEEFGSENQHYLTIEEVEVGKNYAIVITTNGGLWRYIIGDTVRFTSTNPHRIVVSGRTKHYINAFGEELMIENAEEALKRACQQTNSIISEYSAGPVFMEGKEKGAHEWMIEFDKEPENFELFIDCLDKGLQEVNSDYEAKRYNNMTLNRPIVHCARKGLFIEWMSSRGKLGGQNKVPRLSNTREFIEPLIALNRK from the coding sequence ATGGGAATAGTCAATAAGATTATGGAAATTATGATGCGTAGCAGAATGAATGTTATCGAAGAAAGCATCAAAAATCCAATTGGTACGCAAGAACGTGTGTTGTTTGAAAACATCAAAAAAGCCAAATCGACTATTTACGGAAAGGAATTTCATTTTGATGAAATTAAATCTATTCAGAAATTTCAAGAACAAGTTCCTGCTGTACACTATGAAGATTTTCAGCCTTATATCGAATTAGCAAGAAAAGGTGAAAAAGACGTTGCTTGGCATGGTAAAATAAAATGGTTTGCTAAATCTTCGGGAACGACAAATGCCAAAAGTAAGTTTATCCCGATTAGTAATGAATCGTTAGAAGATTGTCATTATGCAGCTGGAAAAACAATGTTTGCGTTGTATTTAAATGCTTATCCCGAAACGGATATTTTTATGCATAAAAATCTTCGAATTGGAGGAAGTAGTGAACTTTATCAACAATACGACACACGTTTTGGTGATTTATCAGCTATTTTGATTGATAATTTACCTTTTTATGCCGAAATGAAAAACATCCCGAATCGTGAGATTTCGTTGATGTCAGATTGGAATGTAAAAATGGATGCCATTATTAATGCAACAAGAAATGAAGATGTCGGCTCTTTAACAGGAGTTCCATCGTGGATGTTAGTTGTATTAAACAAATTATTAGCTGAAATGGGAAAGAACTATTTGGACGAATTATGGCCAAACTTGGAGGTATTTTTCCATGGAGGAATCAACTTTACACCTTATGCTGAAAATTACAATTTAATCACTCAAAAAGATTTAAATTATTTCGAGTTATACAATGCTTCGGAAGGATTCTTTGGAATTCAAGATCAATTGCATAAAAAAGATTTATTGTTATTATTGGACAATGGTATTTTTTATGAATTTATCCCGATGGAAGAATTTGGTTCAGAAAATCAACATTATTTAACTATCGAAGAAGTTGAAGTGGGAAAAAATTATGCAATAGTCATTACCACTAATGGCGGATTATGGCGCTATATCATTGGTGATACGGTTCGCTTTACTTCAACAAATCCACACCGAATCGTTGTTTCTGGACGCACAAAACATTATATCAATGCATTTGGAGAAGAATTAATGATCGAAAATGCAGAAGAAGCGTTGAAAAGAGCTTGCCAGCAAACGAATTCTATTATTTCTGAATACAGTGCTGGTCCAGTTTTTATGGAAGGTAAAGAAAAAGGTGCACACGAATGGATGATTGAATTTGATAAAGAACCTGAAAATTTTGAGCTATTTATTGATTGTTTAGACAAAGGATTGCAAGAAGTTAATTCCGATTACGAAGCAAAACGTTACAATAATATGACGCTTAATCGTCCTATTGTTCATTGTGCGAGAAAAGGATTATTTATAGAATGGATGTCTTCTCGTGGAAAATTAGGTGGTCAAAATAAAGTACCGAGATTATCCAATACAAGAGAATTTATAGAACCATTAATCGCTTTAAATAGAAAATAA
- the ruvC gene encoding crossover junction endodeoxyribonuclease RuvC, producing MEKIILGIDPGTMVMGFGLIEVKNNKMKLITLDELLLHKLPNQQTKLKMIFEKTLAIIDQYHPDELAIEAQFFGVNVQSMLKLGRAQGVCIAACLHRDMPVVEYAPKKVKMAITGNGNASKEQVAGMLQHLLGLKEIPKRLDATDGLAVAVCHYLNSGKTSGTSSSYSGWGAFVKNNPNRTK from the coding sequence ATGGAAAAGATTATTTTAGGGATTGATCCTGGTACAATGGTAATGGGTTTTGGTTTGATTGAAGTCAAAAACAACAAGATGAAATTAATTACATTAGATGAATTATTGTTGCATAAACTTCCGAATCAACAAACGAAATTAAAAATGATTTTCGAAAAAACCTTGGCCATTATCGATCAATATCATCCAGATGAACTGGCCATTGAAGCGCAATTTTTTGGTGTAAATGTTCAATCTATGCTAAAACTTGGGCGTGCACAAGGTGTTTGTATTGCGGCGTGTTTGCATCGCGATATGCCAGTTGTTGAGTATGCTCCAAAAAAAGTTAAAATGGCAATTACTGGGAATGGAAATGCATCTAAAGAACAAGTAGCAGGGATGTTGCAACATTTGCTTGGCCTGAAGGAAATTCCAAAGCGTTTGGATGCCACAGATGGACTTGCTGTTGCAGTTTGTCATTATCTAAATTCAGGAAAAACATCAGGAACATCAAGTTCATATTCAGGTTGGGGTGCTTTTGTGAAAAATAATCCGAATCGAACAAAATAG
- a CDS encoding glutaminyl-peptide cyclotransferase, with amino-acid sequence MKKYLIAASVCATVFSSLLFSCKDSSGKNNTAITEIVSKIEQNKYKIGDKIDIPLTSLEGITKVVVSVDGQEVPADFTIDGKTIGLGNHTVNLRFYNGEEETNSRDFTFVVYANEPAAKWSYEIVGSYPHNNDYFTQGFYFKNGNIFEGTGLRDGKTRLIEYKLGATEPTKLYQIKDDVFGEGITELDGFIYQLTWQDRAIYKYDLDFNQVKKLDMPAQIIEGWGITTIGKELAVTEGSQRIHFFDDNFNYLRTIQAFDSQQPYSYLNEIEYHDGFIYANVYLKSGHADNSNIVVIDPQTGAVKAEFNFAELKGKQGNPQAQELNGIAFKDNGNMLVTGKLWDKIFEVKVKK; translated from the coding sequence ATGAAAAAATATTTAATCGCTGCATCAGTTTGTGCCACTGTTTTCTCTTCCTTATTGTTTTCGTGCAAAGATTCTTCAGGAAAAAATAACACAGCTATCACTGAGATTGTATCGAAAATAGAACAAAACAAATATAAAATTGGAGATAAAATCGATATTCCTTTGACAAGTTTAGAAGGAATTACGAAAGTTGTGGTTTCTGTCGATGGACAAGAAGTGCCTGCTGATTTTACAATTGATGGAAAAACAATTGGATTAGGAAATCATACTGTTAATTTGAGATTCTACAACGGTGAAGAAGAAACAAATTCACGCGATTTTACATTTGTGGTTTATGCAAATGAACCTGCTGCAAAATGGTCGTATGAAATAGTTGGTAGCTATCCACACAACAACGATTATTTTACACAAGGGTTTTATTTCAAGAATGGAAATATTTTCGAAGGAACAGGACTTCGTGATGGAAAAACACGCCTGATTGAATATAAGTTAGGAGCAACGGAACCGACAAAATTGTACCAAATAAAAGATGATGTTTTTGGAGAAGGTATTACAGAATTAGATGGTTTTATTTATCAATTAACATGGCAAGATCGTGCAATTTACAAATATGATTTGGACTTTAATCAAGTCAAGAAATTAGATATGCCGGCACAAATAATTGAAGGTTGGGGAATTACAACTATCGGAAAAGAATTGGCTGTAACTGAGGGCTCTCAACGTATTCATTTCTTTGACGATAACTTTAATTACCTTAGAACCATACAAGCTTTTGATAGCCAACAACCATATAGTTATTTGAATGAAATTGAATACCACGATGGTTTCATTTACGCCAACGTGTACTTAAAATCTGGACACGCAGATAATAGTAATATCGTGGTAATTGATCCGCAAACAGGTGCTGTAAAAGCTGAATTTAATTTTGCAGAACTGAAAGGTAAACAAGGTAATCCGCAAGCACAAGAATTGAACGGTATTGCGTTCAAAGACAACGGAAACATGCTCGTAACTGGTAAACTTTGGGATAAAATTTTTGAAGTAAAAGTGAAGAAATAA
- a CDS encoding hemerythrin domain-containing protein — translation MKLAIEIPQTNPSHLTYSLGLNLNEACARHHKTLFFCWNIRAGIDKGIEMQRIVDYVSWYGKEVLFRKFEIEEQFLFTMLDEDHYLVKRALKEHRRLRRLFKIDTKNPMKSLIYIEEELDLHIRFEEKQMFPEFEKNATQKKLKVINEQFNSLLTNADWKDQFWL, via the coding sequence ATGAAACTAGCCATAGAAATTCCTCAAACTAACCCATCGCATTTAACTTATTCTTTAGGTTTAAATTTGAATGAGGCTTGTGCAAGACATCATAAAACCCTGTTTTTTTGTTGGAACATTAGAGCGGGAATTGACAAGGGAATCGAGATGCAGCGTATTGTAGATTATGTTAGCTGGTACGGAAAAGAAGTGTTGTTTCGTAAATTTGAAATCGAAGAACAATTTCTTTTTACCATGCTGGATGAGGATCATTATTTGGTAAAAAGAGCACTTAAGGAACACAGACGTTTGAGACGTTTGTTTAAAATAGACACTAAAAATCCGATGAAAAGTTTGATTTATATCGAAGAAGAATTGGATTTGCATATTCGATTCGAGGAAAAGCAAATGTTTCCAGAATTCGAGAAAAATGCAACACAAAAAAAGTTAAAAGTAATCAATGAACAGTTTAATTCACTTTTAACTAATGCAGATTGGAAAGATCAATTTTGGTTATAG
- a CDS encoding RrF2 family transcriptional regulator has translation MFSKACEYGIKACVFIAQESVKGQRVNLKQISNSINSPEAYTAKILQQLVKANVISSVKGKMGGFQMDATHLEDIKLVHIIKAIDGDGLYHSCILGLVECDSEKPCALHSRVFAIRNDLRAMLERTSMFNLIDDLEKGLAFLKH, from the coding sequence ATGTTTTCAAAAGCGTGTGAATACGGCATAAAAGCTTGCGTTTTTATCGCACAAGAATCAGTAAAAGGACAAAGAGTTAATTTGAAACAAATTTCGAATTCTATTAATTCACCTGAAGCGTATACAGCAAAGATTTTACAACAATTAGTAAAAGCTAATGTAATTTCTTCTGTGAAAGGAAAAATGGGAGGTTTCCAAATGGATGCAACACATTTAGAAGATATCAAATTGGTTCATATCATCAAAGCGATTGATGGAGACGGATTGTATCATAGTTGTATTCTTGGTTTGGTAGAATGTGATTCAGAAAAGCCTTGCGCTTTGCATAGTAGAGTTTTTGCTATTCGAAATGATTTGAGAGCGATGTTAGAAAGAACTTCGATGTTCAATTTAATTGATGACCTTGAGAAAGGATTAGCTTTCCTTAAACATTAA